Proteins encoded within one genomic window of Pseudomonadota bacterium:
- a CDS encoding pentapeptide repeat-containing protein, whose protein sequence is MVTKKTVFIPCMVLAALMFILCKAYTFSQVDLEILKSTKSCPYCDLPDANLSGAILTNAKLSGTNLSGADLTNANFSGADLANANLTGANLTGAKMSGANLFRTNMTNAILSGTNMSGADLTAVNLSNATLTNVNMINTDLSSAYLTGAKLSNVNMSTAKLSYVNMVGTKLSNVNMSNTTMNFINLTDAIMTGVTLLRADLSDATWTDGTKCIRGSIEDCKR, encoded by the coding sequence ATGGTTACCAAAAAAACTGTTTTCATTCCATGTATGGTTTTGGCGGCTTTAATGTTTATATTATGCAAAGCATATACATTCAGTCAAGTTGATCTGGAGATACTAAAATCGACAAAGAGTTGCCCATATTGTGATCTTCCAGACGCAAATTTGTCTGGTGCTATCCTAACCAATGCAAAACTGTCTGGTACAAATCTTTCCGGTGCTGACCTTACTAATGCAAACTTTTCCGGTGCTGACCTTGCTAATGCAAACCTGACAGGTGCAAACCTGACAGGTGCAAAAATGTCCGGCGCGAATCTTTTTCGAACAAATATGACCAATGCAATTCTCTCAGGCACAAACATGTCTGGAGCAGATTTGACTGCTGTGAACCTAAGTAATGCAACCTTAACAAATGTTAATATGATTAATACGGATTTGTCCAGCGCATACCTTACTGGTGCAAAACTGTCCAATGTGAACATGTCCACCGCAAAACTGTCCTATGTGAACATGGTAGGGACAAAACTGTCTAACGTAAATATGTCAAATACAACCATGAATTTCATAAACCTCACTGATGCCATAATGACTGGCGTGACACTGCTCCGCGCAGACCTGTCTGATGCAACCTGGACCGATGGTACAAAATGCATCCGTGGCTCTATAGAGGATTGCAAGAGGTAA
- a CDS encoding PEP-CTERM sorting domain-containing protein has translation MDDKKNKYYVSGLMIVVFILFLLTPSINYAQTQTFTGDTSRSTKGFGNFIGEFTYRLLSPSTTTLDVTLKNISSSNNGGFLTGFAFNNPNNFISGVSVTGSNKFFSLLGASCFQDSISASPFSAFDIGAAIGGNFLGSGNTKNGIPVGGSASFIFAMTGNSLDQLSTGSFFEAKSSEGAFAITRFRGFKNGGRDKVPGTTGVPEPAMIFLLGIGLIGIVVFNKRYLKAQTK, from the coding sequence ATGGACGATAAAAAAAATAAATATTATGTTTCAGGATTAATGATTGTCGTATTTATTCTCTTTCTCTTGACACCCTCAATCAATTATGCCCAAACACAAACATTTACCGGAGATACATCAAGAAGCACTAAGGGGTTCGGTAATTTTATCGGTGAATTCACGTACAGGCTTCTTTCACCATCAACTACAACACTGGACGTTACGTTAAAAAATATTAGCTCTTCAAATAACGGAGGCTTTTTAACAGGATTTGCATTTAACAATCCAAATAACTTCATTAGCGGTGTGAGCGTAACAGGTTCAAACAAGTTTTTTAGCCTTCTTGGGGCGTCATGTTTTCAAGATTCCATTTCTGCATCGCCGTTCAGTGCTTTTGATATCGGTGCAGCAATAGGTGGAAATTTCCTGGGTAGCGGTAATACAAAAAATGGAATCCCTGTAGGAGGATCTGCAAGTTTCATTTTTGCTATGACCGGAAATAGTCTGGATCAACTGAGTACGGGCAGCTTTTTCGAGGCAAAATCAAGTGAAGGCGCTTTTGCCATTACTCGTTTCAGAGGGTTTAAAAACGGTGGTAGAGATAAGGTGCCCGGGACTACAGGGGTACCCGAGCCTGCCATGATATTCCTTCTTGGTATCGGCCTTATCGGAATTGTGGTTTTTAACAAACGGTATTTGAAGGCACAAACAAAATAA